One region of Thunnus thynnus chromosome 14, fThuThy2.1, whole genome shotgun sequence genomic DNA includes:
- the apmap gene encoding adipocyte plasma membrane-associated protein produces MNDAAGLRFRRQHRPQVITDELPEHRHKGTGTYSGKVFQVTLLSLGSFLLLPLLVIILILESPIHPEVLSLKEPPVMTGCWEPNLKLREAQRLFEDQIIGPESIANIGDVLFSGTADGKIVKLIGRRIHTVTRLGKPPCGSREDESSCGRPLGIRVGPNGTLFVADAYLGVFEVNPTTGESTRLVAGGQVVAGRKLSFINDLAVTQDGKKVYFTDSSSRWHRRDYMHLIMEATADGRVLEFDTESRELTVVMENLRFPNGIQLLPDEESVLVAETTMARIRRVHVAGLNKGGMDTFIDNLPGFPDNIRPSSSGGYWVAMSAVRPNPGFSMLDFLSQRPWIKKLIFKLFSQEVLMKFVPRYSLVAELHDGGVCTRSFHDPNGLVAAYVSEVHEYDGSLYLGSFRSPYIAKLDLRDV; encoded by the exons ATGAACGACGCGGCGGGGCTCCGGTTCCGGCGGCAGCACCGACCGCAGGTGATCACCGACGAGCTGCCGGAGCACCGTCACAAAGGCACCGG caCCTACAGCGGGAAGGTGTTTCAGGTGACTCTGCTCTCTCTGGGCAGctttctgcttcttcctctcctggtcatcatcctcatcctcgAGTCTCCCATCCACCCCGAAGTCCTCAG TCTGAAGGAGCCTCCTGTGATGACGGGCTGCTGGGAACCGAACCTGAAGCTCAGAGAGGCTCAGAGACTGTTTGAGGACCAGATCATCGGACCGGAGTCCATCGCCAACATCGGAG atgttttgttttctggaaCAGCTGACGGGAAGATCGTGAAGCTGATTGGTCGGAGAATCCACACAGTGACGAGACTCGGAAAACCGCCGTGTG GATCCAGAGAGGACGAGTCCAGCTGTGGGAGGCCGTTGGGGATCCGTGTCGGACCAAACGGGACTCTATTTGTAGCCGACGCCTACCTGGGTGTGTTCGAGGTCAACCCCAccacag gtGAGTCGACCCGCCTTGTGGCGGGCGGTCAGGTGGTCGCCGGCAGGAAGTTGTCATTCATCAATGACCTGGCGGTGACGCAGGATGGCAAGAAGGTGTACTTCACCGACTCCAGCAGCAGGTGGCATCGCAGAGACTACATGCACCTCATCATGGAGGCCACCGCCGACGGACG CGTTTTGGAGTTCGACAcggagagcagagagctgacGGTCGTCATGGAGAACCTTCGATTCCCAAACGGCATCCAGCTGCTGCCTGACGAGGAGTCGGTGCTGGTGGCAGAGACCACCATGGCCCGCATACGCAG agtcCACGTCGCGGGTCTAAATAAAGGTGGGATGGACACGTTCATCGACAACCTGCCCGGTTTCCCCGACAACATCCGGCCGAGCTCCAGCGGCGGTTACTGGGTGGCCATGTCCGCCGTGAGGCCGAACCCCGGAttctctatgctggacttccTGTCCCAGAGACCCTGGATCAAGAAACTCATCTTCAAG CTCTTCAGTCAGGAGGTGTTGATGAAGTTTGTCCCTCGCTACAGTCTGGTGGCGGAGCTCCATGACGGCGGCGTCTGCACGCGGAGCTTCCACGACCCCAACGGTCTGGTGGCGGCGTACGTCAGCGAGGTCCACGAGTACGACGGCAGTCTGTATCTGGGCTCCTTCCGCTCGCCGTACATCGCCAAACTCGACCTGCGAGACGTCTAA
- the LOC137197514 gene encoding cystatin-F, with amino-acid sequence MRPKMLLLLLGSLLAALEARSAAGSHHGRSMPGSPFNISTNDRGLEQVVLNATCSFNKQTNDAFLFRPSAIHRAQRQIVKGIRYIVDLEISRTVCRKREHNNNNLTDCDFQPEGLLHQTFQCHFDVWVVPWKHEMNNLVFLCKP; translated from the exons ATGAGACCgaagatgctgctgctgctgctcggctCGCTGCTCGCCGCTCTGG aGGCGAGGTCAGCGGCAGGCAGCCATCATGGCCGCTCCATGCCCGGATCTCCGTTCAACATCAGCACGAACGACCGCGGCCTGGAGCAGGTCGTCCTCAACGCCACGTGCTCCTTCAACAAACAAACGAACGACGCCTTCCTCTTCAGACCCTCCGCCATCCACAGAGCTCAGCGGCAG aTTGTTAAGGGGATTCGGTACATCGTAGATTTGGAGATTTCCAGAACCGTCTGCCGTAAACgagaacacaacaacaacaatctgaCCGACTGTGACTTTCAGCCGGAGGGTCTCCTGCACCAG ACGTTTCAGTGTCACTTTGACGTTTGGGTCGTTCCCTGGAAACACGAGATGAACAATCTGGTTTTTCTCTGCAAACCCTGA
- the LOC137197512 gene encoding zinc finger protein 658B-like encodes MSSSVQQLVTSFMAEFMSSAETLICDTLKPEDKTEAVMKRLCASLLQELRRLLDETQQHDVEPQQDSAPPAAQVEGIIQSDVPPGVSSQSEQTPTAGSGRTFSCSVCSRSFSRQTNLSAHLRVHGRLRPFTCQLCGKGFSAQSSVRVHQLTVHSQQRPYSCSYCGKVFGTRSHLRTHQTSNRQRRLPLTCSACGETLAAMCCLRGHRLTCQKAHDKFRCAECGKEFSKHSYLSAHLRVHLTDKPFKCPTCQKGFTTRRSVHVHQRSVHRGLKPFSCSVCRKTFSQQSGLRVHLRTHTGERPHTCEQCGNSFSSRSSLSVHRRVHTGEKAFSCDTCGKSFSVSANLRRHRLVHSGRRAFSCDVCDRSFTQAGHLKVHRAVHSGEWAFICNACGKGFRQRSALLVHERSHAGIKPYNCGECGKNFSSSTSLKRHQLAHSGQKAHTCEECGKSFTTAQVLKTHLQLHGGKKTFSCDVCGRSYSSPNYLKTHRRSHSEGNPFSCAQCQKTFSTQASLNLHQRTHTGEKPYVCEVCGKSFSVAQNLVRHKRVHSGEKPFECGVCGKSFSQANNLKTHQLVHTGQKPFSCSACSRSFTSMRSLREHKCV; translated from the exons atgtcttcttctgtGCAGCAGCTCGTGACGTCATTCATGGCGGAGTTCATGTCGTCGGCGGAGACGTTAATCTGTGACACACTGAAACCTGAAGACAAGACGGAG GCCGTGATGAAGAGACTGTGTGCGTCTCTGCTGCAGGAGCTCAGGAGGCTGCTGGACGAGACGCAGCAGCACGACG TCGAGCCGCAGCAGGACTCCGCCCCCCCTGCGGCGCAGGTGGAGGGAATCATCCAATCAGATGTTCCTCCAGGTGtatccagccaatcagagcagacgCCGACGGCGGGCAGCGGACGGACCTTCAGCTGCAGCGTCTGCAGCCGCAGCTTCTCCAGACAGACCAACCTGAGCGCTCACCTGCGGGTGCACGGCAGGCTCCGCCCCTTCACCTGTCAGCTGTGCGGTAAAGGATTCTCAGCTCAGAGCAGCGTCCGCGTCCACCAGCTCACCGTGCACAGCCAGCAGCGCCCCTACAGCTGTTCTTACTGCGGGAAGGTGTTCGGCACGCGGAGCCACCTGCGCACGCACCAGACGTCCAACCGGCAGCGCCGCCTGCCGCTCACCTGCTCGGCCTGCGGGGAGACGCTGGCGGCGATGTGCTGCCTCCGAGGACACCGACTGACGTGTCAGAAAGCGCACGACAAGTTCAGGTGTGCGGAGTGCGGGAAGGAGTTCTCCAAACACAGCTACCTGTCTGCACACCTGAGAGTTCACCTGACCGACAAACCCTTCAAATGTCCCACATGTCAGAAAGGATTCACCACGCGCCGCAGCGTGCACGTCCACCAGCGGAGCGTCCACAGAGGCCTGAAGCCGTTCAGCTGCAGCGTCTGCAGGAAGACGTTCAGCCAGCAGAGCGGCCTCCGAGTTCACCTGAGGACGCACACGGGCGAGCGGCCGCACACCTGCGAGCAGTGCGGCAACAGCTTCTCCAGCAGGAGCAGCCTGTCGGTTCACCGCCGCGTCCACACCGGAGAGAAGGCCTTCAGCTGCGACACCTGCGGGAAGAGCTTCAGCGTGTCGGCCAACCTGCGCCGTCACCGGCTCGTCCACTCCGGCCGCCGCGCGTTCAGCTGCGACGTGTGCGACCGCAGCTTCACTCAGGCCGGACACCTGAAGGTGCACCGCGCCGTGCACAGCGGGGAGTGGGCGTTCATCTGCAACGCCTGCGGGAAGGGCTTCAGACAGCGCAGCGCGCTGCTGGTGCACGAGCGCAGCCACGCCGGCATCAAACCGTACAACTGCGGCGAATGCGGCAAAAACTTCTCCTCGTCCACGTCACTGAAACGCCACCAGCTGGCGCACAGCGGGCAGAAAGCTCACACCTGTGAGGAGTGCGGGAAGAGTTTCACCACCGCTCAGGTCCTGAAGACGCATCTGCAGCTGCACGGAGGCAAGAAAACGTTCTCCTGCGACGTGTGCGGCCGCAGCTACAGCTCGCCGAACTACCTGAAGACGCACAGACGCAGCCACTCGGAGGGGAATCCCTTCAGCTGCGCTCAGTGTCAGAAAACTTTCTCCACGCAGGCGAGTCTCAACCTGCACCAGCGCACGCACACGGGAGAGAAACCGTACGTCTGCGAGGTCTGCGGGAAGAGCTTCAGCGTGGCGCAGAACCTCGTCAGACACAAACGCGTCCACAGTGGCGAGAAGCCGTTCGAGTGCGGCGTCTGCGGGAAGAGCTTCAGTCAGGCCAACAACCTGAAGACTCACCAGCTGGTTCACACGGGACAGAAACCGTTCAGCTGCTCTGCCTGCAGCCGCAGCTTCACCTCCATGAGGAGCCTGCGAGAGCACAAGTGTGTCTGA